The following is a genomic window from Haloarcula sp. DT43.
CGAGGCCGACGAAACCGACCTCGTGTCCGGCGAACCGCGCGGGGCCACCGGCGACGGGGCCACGACCGTCACGGTCGACAGCGTCGGCGTGTTCCCGACCGCCGACGGCAATCTGCATCGGTAGCCCGTCGAGCGGTCCTGCCGGGGGCCGTCAAGTCAGTACGCCGAGATATCACTAATTTGTACGAACCACAGGAGTTTATAGAGATTGGTCTGCTTTGATAGGTATGCGGCTTTCGACAGCGCTCAACGAGTACAAGCGAAATCGTCACGAGCGCTTTCCAGAGGAACGAAGGACTGTTTCAGGCTCTTTCTCCGGACACGGTGACCGCCTCGTCCACGTCGGCGAAGACGGCACGCTGAAAGACTACTCCGATTCACTCTCCGGTCTCTCCGGTATCGACCGCTCCCGGCTCGGGGTGATGCTCGGGGACGAGACGCGGTGGTTCAGCGACCTGGAGACTATCAGACAGCACTACTACCGCGAGACGCGGCTCGTCGAGACCGAGTACGACGCGGGGTCGTTCACGGTCCACCAGTACGACCTGACGCTGGGTCGGGCACACGTCACGCACGTCGCGATGCGCGGGGCCGTCCCACAGGACGCCAAACTCGTGGCGTTCGTCACGCTGGCTCCCGACAGCAGCGACAGCGGCATCGGCTCGCTGATTCACGAGGACGCCGGCCCCCGAGACTCCCGCGTCCTGGAGGTGTACCACCGGAAGGAACACGACTACCTCGCCTCCTCGACCGGGCTGGAGGCCGTCGCCGGGCAGCGGCCGGAGCGCCTCGTCGAGATGCTGGAGGACAGCCCCGTGACCTTCCCCCGGTCGGACCCGGTCGAACGGCGCGACCAGACGCGGCTCACCGGCGACTTCCTCGTGACCGCGCCGCTTGACCGCTCCGGGCGCAGCAAGGACACGACGCTCGTCAGCCAGCTCTCGAACCACGACGAGGTCGACCGCGAGACGGCGCTTCTGGACCTCGCCGACTGCGTCCGGGAGCACACGACCGCCGACGACCTCCGGCAGGCCGGGCGGGAGCGAACGCGCATCGACGTGGCCGAGTCGATGCCCCGCTCGGACACGATACGGATGGACCTGCGGGTGCTGGACCTGCTGTCCTCGCCGTCCGGCGGCCGCATCGCGGCCCCCGAGTTCGACCCCTTCTACTCGAACTCCGGCGGCTACGGCTACGTCTGGTTCCGCGACGACGCCTCCGTCTCCCGGCACCTGCTCGAAGCCGGCGACCGGATCGACATCGACACCGACGGGATGCTGACAGAGAGCGCGCAGTTCCTCTGTGACAGTCAGCTCCCGGACGGCCGCTGGCCCCACCGCGTCTGGGCCGACAGCGGGGCCATCGCACCGGGCTGGGCCAACGCGAGAGTCGAGCACAACGCCGAGTCGCCCGAGTACCAGGCCGACCAGACCGCGACCGTCACCGCCTTCCTCGCGACGTTGCTGCGCACGCACCGCAGCAAGATGGACGCCGAACTGACGGCGACGGTCCGGGAGACTATCGAGGCGGCCGTCGATACGCTCGTCGAAGACATCGCGGCCAACGACCTGCCCGAGCCCTGCCAGAACGTCTGGGAGGACGCCGTCGGCCAGTTCACGCACACCACCGCGACGTTCATCGAGGCCTTCGCCGCGGTGGCGCGCGCGCCGATGGCCGAGTCGGTCCGCGAGCGGAGTCTGACGGCGGCCGACCGACTGCTCGACGGGCTCGATACCCTCTGGGACGGCGACCTCGGCGTGTACGTGATGGGGCTGACCAACGGGACGCCGGACCACCGCATCGACGCCGCGGGGCTCCACCTCGCGGACGCGTTACAGGAGTACGACAGCGTCGACTCGGCCACGCTGACCGACGACCACCTCACTCGCCTGGCCGACCACGTGAGTACGACGCTCGACACGCTCTTCCGGAACCCCACCGAGAGCCGGGTCGCGGGGCTGGCCCGCTACGAGGGCGACCGCTGGCGGACCGGCCACCAGGACAACGAGAAGATATGGACCGTCACGACGGCCATGGGGACGCTCGCCGCCGCCCGCGTCGGCGACATGCTGAACGAGCGGGACATGCGCGGCGACGCCTACCTCGACCGCGCGAGCGACCTGTACGAACTGCTCGATGACGACGGGCCGCTCACGACCGACGCCGGCTACCTCGCCGAGCAGGCCTTCGACGACGGCGACCTCGACAGCGCGACGCCGCTGGGCTGGTCGCACGCGCTCCGACTCCACGCGACCGCCCGGCTGGGCGAACTGAACGCGCTCCCGACGACGTCGGCAAGCACCGAGGGGCCCAGCGAGCGGCCGACCTGGACGACCGGGGAGAAGTACGGCGTCGGCACCGTCGCCGACCACGACGCGTCGGACCCCTCGCGGGTGTGGTTCACGCTCACCGAGGGCGCGCTGACGGAGGCCCGCTACCCGCAGGTCGACCTGATGAACCTCCGGACGCTGGACTTTCTCGTCCGGTGTACGGACGAGACGGACTACGCCGTCCGGACCCACCGGGAGAACCGCCGGACCGACGACACCGTCCGGCGTCGCGTCGAACCGGTCGATGACGAGGCGCTGCTCTATCGCCACGTCTTCACCGAGACCGGCGACGGTCGGGGTCACCAGTGGACGCTGACCGTCGACTACGCGACCGACCCCGAACACGACGCCATCGTCGCCGACGTGTCCTTCAGCGCCGACGACGGCAACGCCTACGACGTGTTCTCCGTCGCCGACATCGCGCTCACGAGCACGGTGTCGGAGGACCGCGCCATCAGGTACGGCCAGCCCGGGAGCTACCACCTCGTCGGTCGGAACCCCCTGGCCTACACCGACGAGACGG
Proteins encoded in this region:
- a CDS encoding glycoside hydrolase family 15 protein; the protein is MRLSTALNEYKRNRHERFPEERRTVSGSFSGHGDRLVHVGEDGTLKDYSDSLSGLSGIDRSRLGVMLGDETRWFSDLETIRQHYYRETRLVETEYDAGSFTVHQYDLTLGRAHVTHVAMRGAVPQDAKLVAFVTLAPDSSDSGIGSLIHEDAGPRDSRVLEVYHRKEHDYLASSTGLEAVAGQRPERLVEMLEDSPVTFPRSDPVERRDQTRLTGDFLVTAPLDRSGRSKDTTLVSQLSNHDEVDRETALLDLADCVREHTTADDLRQAGRERTRIDVAESMPRSDTIRMDLRVLDLLSSPSGGRIAAPEFDPFYSNSGGYGYVWFRDDASVSRHLLEAGDRIDIDTDGMLTESAQFLCDSQLPDGRWPHRVWADSGAIAPGWANARVEHNAESPEYQADQTATVTAFLATLLRTHRSKMDAELTATVRETIEAAVDTLVEDIAANDLPEPCQNVWEDAVGQFTHTTATFIEAFAAVARAPMAESVRERSLTAADRLLDGLDTLWDGDLGVYVMGLTNGTPDHRIDAAGLHLADALQEYDSVDSATLTDDHLTRLADHVSTTLDTLFRNPTESRVAGLARYEGDRWRTGHQDNEKIWTVTTAMGTLAAARVGDMLNERDMRGDAYLDRASDLYELLDDDGPLTTDAGYLAEQAFDDGDLDSATPLGWSHALRLHATARLGELNALPTTSASTEGPSERPTWTTGEKYGVGTVADHDASDPSRVWFTLTEGALTEARYPQVDLMNLRTLDFLVRCTDETDYAVRTHRENRRTDDTVRRRVEPVDDEALLYRHVFTETGDGRGHQWTLTVDYATDPEHDAIVADVSFSADDGNAYDVFSVADIALTSTVSEDRAIRYGQPGSYHLVGRNPLAYTDETDNDLLVDENGDAYSIAVAMAAAGRFDWATVGAAGSDRLDGLYSDGELPDPVESIDGTNLVLIGRLDSGSRINDTVALGFARQADTAAALGEADGALDRGYETVSAEYADTWAEFLADKRLPDSVADDETLANQYRTALMTLLAVEDKTYHGASIASPSVPWGEAVHAEEPKGYGYNFVWSRDLYQVFSVFDAIGSLDIATDQLEYIYEYQQDEAGFIPQNTYVNGTTRWGGEQMDNISFPQVMAYRLAEAGVDFEDVEYGYENVRRSAEYVVRHGPETAQERWEEEAGFSPSSIAAEIAGLACAAKLALDTGHQADALVWLALADQWANNVEAWTATETGTERHTNTPYYTRITLDGNPDAGHLRTLANDGPTLDERNIIDGGFLDLVRLGIKPDDDEAIRNSVAEVDDTISVDTEYAPGFYRYNGDGYGERGRGDQGAPWTVEHKGKGRLWPLLTGERGEYELHRDDPDIRPENCLRMMQDVANSGRMLAEQIWDRGHATDYGWEFAKGTGSATPLAWSMAQYVRLAHGISAGEPVETPTFVEERYRERRAHTHDRSPALRVDTQFRGNELVVSGETTGVCVVVKTPADIVYIPVEDRAFEVAVDVDPGENQVIVAAADDEDLVTAGTTVWQLNL